The genomic DNA GGATGAGATTCGTCCTTAGCCCCAGGCGCTCCGCTAGTTCGACAAGATCGGACGCTATCGGTGCCGTGAGGCAATGGATAGGGAGGACCTCATTGACTGGAAACTTTAGGCGGTGGGCGTGAAGGGCCTGTCTGGGATGTAGAAGGCAGGGAGAATTCCGATACCACTCCTCCCCGACCAGCGGATGTCCCAGGTGCGAAAGGTGGATCCGGATCTGATGGATCCGCCCAGTTTGAAGTTGAGCTCGAATGAGGCTGTAACCGTTAGAGCGATCTATCACAGTGAAACGAGTGTGAGCTGATTTGCCTTTTGGATGAATACCCAATCGGCCCTCCCCTACACTACCGATCGGCGAACGCTCATCGATCTGATCCCAGCCCGGCTCACCGTAAACGATGGCATAGTATTCCTTCACCATAGCAGGATGTATCCATAACGTTTTTAGTTTTGTAAC from Verrucomicrobiota bacterium includes the following:
- a CDS encoding RNA pseudouridine synthase → MPKLNIKEILIARHGELLVINKPSGWPTSGRSLKDDDCVQYHLMEHFGTMVWAVHQLDADTSGLCLFVLSKSLVTKLKTLWIHPAMVKEYYAIVYGEPGWDQIDERSPIGSVGEGRLGIHPKGKSAHTRFTVIDRSNGYSLIRAQLQTGRIHQIRIHLSHLGHPLVGEEWYRNSPCLLHPRQALHAHRLKFPVNEVLPIHCLTAPIASDLVELAERLGLRTNLIHT